Proteins from a single region of Ischnura elegans chromosome 2, ioIscEleg1.1, whole genome shotgun sequence:
- the LOC124153565 gene encoding eukaryotic translation initiation factor 5 — MGSLNVNRNVSDAFYRYKMPRLMAKVEGKGNGIKTVIVNMVEIAKALCRPPTYPTKYFGCELGAQTQFDFKNDRFIVNGSHDAAKLQDLLDGFIRRFVLCPECDNPETSLIISQKKGTITQACKACGYHGPIEINHKLNTFILKNPPDVNPAAQGASLTEGKRGRRSKKQQNGETNGDGRVSPRSDSNDTDVPNSERDVGDNSEEDSEWAVDVSEEAVRARMQDLTDGAKGMTISDDLEKSEKERMDIFYGLMKRRRDEGSLENPTTHRELLAEAERLEIRSKAPLVLAELLFDQQINTQVKKHRLLLLRFTHEDSKAQKCLIGGIEQVIGLHQDALLPKVPLIFKLFYDLDILDEKVILEWATKVSKKYVWRELSQEIHNKAEPFIKWLREAEEEESDSEEEEDDDVEIQYDDRAKASPLKEQPKKVQPAAPKVVDDGEDDLDIDAI; from the exons ATGGGGAGTCTGAATGTGAACCGCAATGTTAGCGATGCTTTCTATCGCTATAAGATGCCTCGACTCATGGCCAAAGTTGAGGGAAAGGGCAATGGCATTAAGACGGTCATAGTGAACATGGTTGAGATTGCCAAAGCACTCTGTCGTCCTCCAACAT ATCCTACTAAGTACTTTGGGTGTGAACTTGGTGCCCAGACACAATTTGACTTCAAGAATGACAGATTTATTGTCAATGGATCTCATGATGCAGCTAAGTTACAAGATCTTTTGGATGGATTTATCAGACGCTTTGTCCTCTGCCCAGAATGTGACAATCCCGAGACCAGCCTCATCATCAGCCAGAAGAAAGGCACTATCACCCAGGCATGTAAAGCCTGTGGATATCATGGTCCAATTGAAATAAATCACAAGCTCAACACTTTCATCTTGAAGAACCCTCCAG atgtgaATCCTGCTGCTCAAGGAGCTTCTCTCACGGAGGGTAAAAGGGGAAGGCGCAGCAAGAAGCAGCAAAATGGTGAAACCAATGGTGATGGGCGTGTGTCACCTCGTTCTGATAGCAATGATACTGATGTTCCAAACTCAGAAAGAGATGTTGGGGACAAC agtGAGGAAGATTCAGAGTGGGCTGTTGATGTCAGTGAAGAAGCTGTACGTGCTCGAATGCAAGACCTTACTGATGGTGCCAAGGGCATGACAATATCTGATGACCTGGAAAAGTCTGAAAAAGAAAGGATGGATATATTTTATGGGCTGATGAAGAGACGACGTGATGAAGGCTCTTTGGAAAATCCAACAACCCATCGTGAGCTGTTGGCGGAAGCAGAACGGCTTGAAATCCGCTCTAAGGCTCCACTTGTTCTGGCAGAATTGCTGTTTGATCAGCAAATAAATACTCAG gttAAGAAACACCGTCTATTACTGCTGCGTTTCACCCATGAAGATTCTAAAGCACAAAAATGTCTGATTGGTGGCATTGAGCAAGTTATTGGTCTGCATCAGGATGCTCTTCTGCCCAAAGTACCTCTCATTTTCAAG CTCTTTTATGATCTCGACATCCTGGATGAAAAAGTTATCCTAGAGTGGGCTACTAAAGTCAGCAAGAAGTATGTATGGCGTGAACTGAGTCAAGAGATCCACAACAAAGCTGAGCCTTTCATCAAATGGCTCCGTGAGGCAGAGGAAGAGGAAAGTGATagcgaggaggaggaagatgatgATGTTGAG ATTCAGTATGATGATCGGGCCAAAGCATCTCCTCTTAAAGAACAGCCAAAGAAGGTTCAACCAGCAGCACCAAAGGTGGTTGATGATGGTGAAGATGATTTGGACATAGATGCCATTTAG